Below is a genomic region from Vitis riparia cultivar Riparia Gloire de Montpellier isolate 1030 chromosome 16, EGFV_Vit.rip_1.0, whole genome shotgun sequence.
TTGAGATATGGGTGACTCGTCTCGAACTCGGCCTCGAACTCGGCCTGTTATCATTCTTAGGTATTAGGTAGATACATACTTAATatcactttatatatatatcaatacgATAATTGTTTGTTATTtggtatataatataatattatatattaaataacatatattaGTTTTTAGATATGATATCTAATATTGTCATTTGCTTCTTCAATTGCTCAAGAGCAAGCTATCAAGGCTTACTCCATCATCAATTTTCTTACTCAAAAACGACTCCTCGTCAACCATTGACTCaatcaaaaaaaggaaaagtaagtGGTGTCTTAGACCTTGTTTggcaattgttttttaaaacagttatgaaaaaaaaaattttaagaataatttttgaaaaatattatttaatgttttgtaaaacaaaaatctgcttagaaacatgaaatgtttttaacatatttttaatatttctaaaaatatgttttatgtttagtgttttatttttaatcactacataattgtataattattttttaaaataacccctaaaaaacaaatgaaaacaactaaaagatattctctataaatagagtgtttttagtttttaagaacaaaaaataaaaaataattttctaatcactaaaattatatatatatatttaaataaaaaattgttttcaataacaattGCCGAATAGGGCCATAGACTTCTACTATGATGTGAACTTGCAGTTATCCATGACtctcaaataacaatttttaaagtttaaacaaaatgaaagagAGAATTTTGACAATTGAACTCAGCttccataaattaaaatttcaaaggttAAACTAAATATtgagttacaaaaaaaaaaaaaaaaaaagcctgcTCAAGATGGGGGATAAAAGTTGAAAATAGGAAGGGAGGAGATAAGTgagaaaaataagttgaaagaaatgagcatgattttcctttttccaactcttattcccatgcaaaaaaactcGCATAACACACAACAAGGCACCTTGAGATGGATAACTCAATAAAATCAGACAATTAGGTGCTTGATTGATTAGAAAATGAGGTGATTATGTAAgattaaatgtatttatttcATATCAATAATCATTAAGCCTTGATCTTTATAACTAAAATGACCATAATACCCCCCTTAACCTTGGGGAAGTTGGTTTGATTGTGACACATTGTTTTATTAATTAGCCTCCATGCTTATAAGGCTACAATTTGAGGTATCCTTCTACACCGTTCAAGCCATccaaatttggaaatttgaggTCGGATTGGGAATTCCTAACTTAAGTCAAACTCATATGCAATTTGGGTTCTCATGCGTTACCATGGATTCTCATGgagaactaataaaaaatagttattttagaACCTATAAAATATAAGTCGTATACAAAAATTGTCATAAAATGAATTATGGGTTATTACTATAATATAAATAACTATTTATAAACTCGAATTTCAACTATCAAATATACTTTAacattcaaagaaaaatgataatttaatataattaaaaactaagaaatGTTAAAGAGTTATTTCCTaccatttttatgtttttaataaaaatatacaatataggtaaaaataaatagataaataataatatacaagtTTGAGTTTTGGTAGGTTGCCCGTACTTTTAATCCATGACAAccctaatattttttagttaattttttttctaacccAAATTCAATCGTAACTCATTCAAACTTTACCCACACTAACCCGAACATTGGGTTGGGCATTGATTTTTAATACATCTAGTAAAGTTCATAAATAAACCAAGAAGTTCTAagtcattatttaaaaaattgatattagaaTCAAATCATTAGGAATACAATTAAGATGAATTAAGCGTTGgtttatatatactttttaaattcttattttaagtttttataaattcttACCCTaataatatgacttaaagtaaaaatatctttaaataataaataaaaataattaatttattattgaattcatattttcattttatttttttatcataatttgttCTCGTTATCTCCATGATCTCTTTCATTACTTCACGACCTTCATTGTTACTTGACTTCATTTACTTTAATtgtaatttatgagaataaatgtattaatttgataatttataataaattttaaattaattttatcaaacaaccttaatacttaagagtaataagttaataacttaattataatttaacttaaaatcaacttaaacctttaagtaataaatattaagttttactaaacatCTAGTCTCATTTGATATgcaatttatttttgagaaattatatAAGTAGTCACATGATCACTCTCCACATCCACCAAAAATATCCCTAacctaaaaaactaaaatctttttaaaattcaatatacaTTCATCTTACCTTCTTTCTAATTTTCCaattacctaaaaataaaataaaaaataaaaattacaacttttgatcaataaataaacaaataatcatctcTAGTGATGCTAAAAGTGtatttgtacaattttttatttttcatgtatttgagataagaaaatgaatgagaaaagtTTTCATCGGTATTTGAAGTATCTAATACTACACTTTTAAATACCTCAAGTATATACAACTATATATCTTTGGACACCCTTGAGGGTGTTTGATATTGTATCTTCAGgcacattattttattttatttttaattttattccacattttcaattgttttcacttataatttattattacgTTAATAATAACCACTAAATTAtattcatacaaaaaaaaaaccataatattAGTGTGTGGAttaaaaaaatgcttaaaaatgTTAGAACTAGCTTTGAACCTaataaatacaattttgttGATAAACAAGCTTGGAATATGAAGATTTTACCGTACAGCTTattgagaaggaaaaaaaatataagagaataaaaagaagGTGGTgtgaaagatatatatatatatatatatgaatgtaTTAAAAAGATTTATGTTTTAAAGTGGATATGTAGAGGTGTTAGTAGGGATGATAATGAGACAAGTTTTTGGGATATCCGTCCTTAATAAGacgaatttgaaatttaaatatatttattttaatataattaaaaaatttaaaaaaaattaaaaaaacaagttaaacaaGACAGGTATGAAAATTTCTCATATTCATATCGTTTCgtcctatttaattttttttaataagacgtagatgaaaattattttaaataaatgggttgTGGTTGGGATGGGGTGATCGATGCCTAAACCCATCCTATTGTCATCCTTAGGTATTATGTTAATACATATGTAATACCGCTTTATATATATAGGCATAATAATTGCTTGTTATgtagtatataatataatattgtatatcaaataacaaatattgTTTTTAGATGTGATCCTATATTGTCATTTGCTTCTTCAATTGTTCAAGACCGAGCTGTAATGTGAACTCATAGTTCCCATTATCGATTTTCTTACTCATGAACGACTCCTTGCCTCGACAAGCCTTTGATTCAATCAAAAAGAAGGAAGTAGTGGCttagtgtcacggacttagtcgttcactaagctcgtgcggcacttaggcaagtcaagacgcttgatcttgctaagtcagtctTGCTCCCcgatgcttagcttgctcggttaagacactcgcgactcaaaagcttaagaagcttagtaggcaactctttaaagaatggaagttttCACTAACTCAATTAAActtttacaagtgcttggatggtCACTTgtttggtgccttggccaaatgagaccctcatttatttataggcaccaatagaactctctggaaccttggagggttccttacaactcaagactattctagaatgtcctacatcattATAGGTATAAGCCTATgtacaagtatatacaagagacttttggaattctctagaaagtcCTAGACTCCTCtcgtgccttccaccatagcgtagaattgtgtggattcctccaggcttctttagaaccttccacactcttcccattCTAGGAGTTTCCAGAAGCTTCCTGACTCTATATAAGCCTATGtggaggctcatttgaatcagCTTGTGACATTAGGTTGCTCCTGTAATGTGAACTCACAGTTCCCATAACTCTCAAATGGACAAAATTAccatttataaagtttaaacaaaataaaagataaagaatttttacaattaaGTACGGAAATGGAACAGATTTGGGATATGTCACTCCCATCATAACCACatcctatttattcaaaataattatcatatttattccattaaaaaaaattaaatgaccTGAGTGAACATGAGAATTTCTCATACCCATCCCATCCTATCTCATttaacattttttgaaaatattttaattttttaattatattaaaataaatatattttataagtaattaaaatattataattataattatatatatgtaattaaattaaattaattattaaaattaattttatatgtaattgaGGTGGAACAAATCTGTCCTtaacttgtttatttaaatttcaaactcatcttATTAAGGACGGGATGGAATGAGATGGATACCTGAAAAAACTCATCTTATTGTCATCTTTGACAATTGAATTGAACTTCcgtaaatttaaatttagaattcaaagTTTAAATTGAATATTGAGGTATACAAAAAAATTGGTATGTTAGAAGCctaaaaacaaacacaaaccTTATTTCTATCCTAAACTGAGCTAAGCTACTACAAAGGCTTCTGAACCCAAAGAGTTGTTCCTCTGTTTCTAGAGAAAgtgattatttataaataacaaatttctTCAAGATTGCTCTTTCGCCCTCTTTTGTTGAAGTCAACCTCCATTCCCATTGAGTGTGTTGCTTCCATTTCCTGCAACTTTCATGTGGCATGTATCTCATCTTAGCCCTTCTTGAGATAGTTTGCATAGGACTGCAAAACATGACTTCCATGGATGCGGAAGCCTCTTTGGATCTACCCTACTTTGTTCAACATGGGGGAGAAGGGCTGAAAATAGAAAGGGTGGAGATGAGTGTTTTTTAGACTATTGGGTACGTGATCGATCAATTAAAAAGGACGTGATTTAGACTACATGTATGTATTTCATATCAATAATCATTAAGCCTTGAcctttataattaaaatgacCATAATGCCCCTTAACCTCGATTGTGACACATTGTTTTATTAATTAGCCTCCATGCTAATAAGGCTACAATTTGGATGGCTTGAGCGGATTAGAAGGATGCCTCGTGCCAAACTCACCAATATGTCCAATCCACATCAAATCCGATCTGAGGTTGGATTGGGAATTCCTAACTCACGTCTACCTCATGTGCAATTTGGGTTCCTATCTGTTACCATAGATTCTCATGGTAACTAATACAAAATAGTTATTTTAGAAcgtataaaatataaatggtaTACAAAAGTGGTCATAAAATGAATTAGAATTACGGGTTATTACTATAGTATAAATAACTGTTCATAAACTTAGATTTTAACTATCAAATATTCTTTAacattcaaagaaaaatgataaactcgttaatttaatatatataaaaactatgAAATATTAAGagttctttcatttttatgttggaGTTTGAGTTTTAGTGGGTTGCCCGTTCTTTTGATTTATGTCAACACTTATATTTCCGAGTTAGTATTTTTTCTAACCCAAATCCAATCCTAACCTGGTTAAACTTTATCCACACCAAGTCGAGGAGTGGGTTGGGCAAAGATTGGACTTGTTCAAGCTACAACCCTACATGCTTATATgagaaaatactttaaaattcaatttaagtAAGTcctaataaatcattttaaatgttAATTCAACTATCAAATTCATAAAACATTTCATTAAAGGATGCAACACCTCAAGAATTATCCTAATTTAAGGTTATGGTTTCCAAATCAAACCcacaaatttttaatagatcTAGTAAAGTTCATAAATAAATCGAGAAGTTctaattcattatttaaaaaaatgatattagaatCAAATCATTAGAAATACAATTCAGATTAATTAAGTATCGGTTTAtatacactttttattttttattttttaaaaacaaaaaatagtaataatttttatacaaaatataataactcttatatgaaaaatataattttaccttAAGttcttagaaattatttttaaaatctttgaatttgaggtaataaaattattttaatatcgtaaattttaaaaacaatcaaaattttagaaatcgttattttctaattttagtttcaaatatttttcacatttttttaatgaaaaattgctatcattttcaattatttagaATAGTAAACAAGAAATGCATCCAATTGACACATTAGTATATAAGATTTGGGCTTTAAAAAGTGAATTTGACAACATGACGTAAACCGAAGAGGGTTATGGTCAATTTCGAGAGagtattaagaaagaaaaattaagaaaattaatttttttaatattgggTGCAATAATATAGCACTTAAGTTAAAAGACGAGTCAATCAACTGATAGCTCTTACAACAAGCTTATGATATAGATTGTATAAAAAGTTTGATTTACTCTCGTTAAAATACCAATTAACTTCACAATTTATAACAAGTAAACATAGGATATGGATGAATCAATTAACAATTGATTTTGcctttttttaatagataaacGTTTGTTTTTATGATTCCATGTGGTGCAAAGcttaaagattaaattataatttatagcTAATTTTCATGGACCAAATGGCGGAAAAGGAATTCCCATTTTCCAACGTCCAAAAGGAATCCAGTTCCTACGGGGAAAAACAGCTGTGAGCTGTGTGAAGAATTCGGATGTGGGAATCGGATTCCGGACGCACGCGTGGATCAATCCCCCACCACCAGGTCCACCACTCGTCCGGGGCCGCCACGTGTCCGTCATTATTAACCCAACACTGCTTCTTCACTACTGCACACTGAACTCTCTCTCTCAACGAAACCCTAATTTTCTGTGTCTGGATTTTTTCCCACGTACCAAACACTTTCTCTTTCGTTATTTTGTCTCTCTCCAAGTCCTCTCTGGAATTGCATGGTTTTGATTCTgggattgcattttttttttttgaattttaactcgattttcttatttctttaggGAAGGTGTCAGAATCAGCTGGAAGATTATTCACTTTCTAGAATCTGAAGGTTTTTGAGCCTTTTTACAGATTATGGAATGGATTTTGACCCGACTTTCTCGTTTTCTGAACACGGATGGGAGAATCATCTGGAAGATCCATCACTCGCTTGAATCCTaagttttttgatttttttttttttgaaaatttggattaaattttttgcttttttctaTGAATCTGcgcttttgaattttttttggggGAAATTTTTGTTGTGAAATTTCgctcaattttttcattttccagtCAAAGATGGCAGAACAGCCTCGGAGATTTACAGTAGGGTACGCTCTCGCGCCAAAGAAAGTGAGCAGTTTCATCCAGCCTTCATTGGTGGACCATGCGAAGCAGCGCGGTATTGATCTCGTTCGAATCGATCTGGACAAGCCATTGATCGAACAAGGACCGTTCGATTGCATCATTCACAAAATGAATGACGAGGATTGGAAGAATCAGTTGGAGGAGTTCTCGACGAAGAACCCTAATGTCGTCATAATCGACCCGCCGGATGCAATTGAGCAGCTTCACAGCCGGATTTCGATGCTGGAGGTGgtaaaggatttgaaaattcCGGAAGGAACGGAGAGTTTTGGGATTCCGAAGCAAATTGTGATTTATGATCCGAAATCGTTATTGGACTCCAAGGTGTTGGATGGGCTGAGTTTTCCGGTGATTGCTAAGCCGTTGGTGGCAGATGGGAGTGCGAAATCTCATAAAATGTCGCTGGCGTTCAACGGAGAGGGGTTGAAGAAGCTGACCACTCCTATTGTGTTGCAGGAGTTTGTGAACCATGGCGGGGTTATCTTCAAGGTGTATGTAGTTGGGGACCATGTGACCTGTGTGAAGCGCAGGTCGTTGCCCGATGTTTCGGCGGAGAAGTTGGGGGCATCCGAGGGTTTGTTGACATTCTCTCAGATATCAAACTTGACTGCAACTCAAGAACCTGGTGAAAATGATTGTGAAGACATAATGAATCACGTGGAAGAA
It encodes:
- the LOC117933904 gene encoding inositol-tetrakisphosphate 1-kinase 1-like codes for the protein MAEQPRRFTVGYALAPKKVSSFIQPSLVDHAKQRGIDLVRIDLDKPLIEQGPFDCIIHKMNDEDWKNQLEEFSTKNPNVVIIDPPDAIEQLHSRISMLEVVKDLKIPEGTESFGIPKQIVIYDPKSLLDSKVLDGLSFPVIAKPLVADGSAKSHKMSLAFNGEGLKKLTTPIVLQEFVNHGGVIFKVYVVGDHVTCVKRRSLPDVSAEKLGASEGLLTFSQISNLTATQEPGENDCEDIMNHVEEAEMPPLNFVNEIAIGLRKAMGLNLFNFDVIRDAKLGNRYLVIDINYFPGYAKMPSYETVLTDFFWDIVHRKSLGMKDFEQSGSDCRKSDKEA